A window from Kovacikia minuta CCNUW1 encodes these proteins:
- a CDS encoding DUF2605 domain-containing protein: MFNSNFPDSDLLKTVLEPLLEDFQYWLGRSRLLLETETIPFLDTDEQADLLARVITAQQEVSTAKMLFDATNGQVGIESSALAPWHRLVTECWQVATRFRTEGQTEKGI; this comes from the coding sequence ATGTTTAACTCCAACTTCCCTGATTCGGATTTACTTAAAACAGTCCTGGAGCCACTTCTAGAAGACTTTCAATATTGGCTGGGGCGATCGCGGTTACTTCTGGAAACTGAAACCATCCCCTTTCTGGATACAGATGAGCAGGCAGACCTCCTGGCACGGGTTATTACGGCTCAGCAGGAAGTTAGCACAGCTAAAATGCTATTCGATGCCACCAATGGCCAGGTAGGGATTGAATCCTCGGCTCTCGCGCCCTGGCATCGCTTGGTGACAGAATGTTGGCAGGTCGCCACCCGTTTCCGCACAGAA